The DNA segment GGCCAAGCTCAGCTAGCCACTCCGCTTCACTTTTAACGACGCTGGGGCGATCTTGATTTTCCATTATCTCCTAGAACGCCCCGAAAGGTGGGCAGGATGCGCGCTCTTACGGGCGGCGGTAGATGCTGCGCCGCAAAGCCGGAAGATGCGGATTCTCCCACGTGGTCCCGTCCTCGAATCTGATGCGTAGAGGGACGCACTGCGCGAGGCCCGTCCCGAGCGGAAAAACGTTCGGGCTGATGCCGAACTCATGCCGGATTTCGACCCCCGGCGAGAACGTCCCGACATCCCGCACCTCGGCAACGAGACTACCCTTGGCAACCAGCCCAAATTCGATCTCCTTGATTACGATCTGCGTTTGGTTAACGTAATCGATGCCGAGGCTGGGGTTGCTGTGCAGCGGCACCTGATAGTAGCGCTGCCCATAGACGTCGGCCCAATAGTAGGGACCGACCGGATAGTACGCAGGCACGTATCCCGGCGCAAAAGCGCTGCCGCGCGAAGGGTTACACGTCAAGACCTTGATCGGATGGGGTCTGGCCGCGAGCGCCTGTACCGGCAATGCCGCCAGTACCGCCAGGAGCAGTACTCGGCCGATGATCGGATAGATGCGTTTCATTCTGTACTCCTTGCCGCGCCGCTGAGCGGACGGCGACAGAGGAGCCTTCACCAACGCATCGCAGGAACCCGGCCCCGCCCCCAGGCATAGCTGCGGCCATGGACCGACCGCTGGTGCGTGGAGGCGAATTCTCCGATGTCGACGCGCACGATACCCGTGCCCTCATCGCCTACCTCGATCTCGCCACGGACCTAGCTTCGCAGGATAAGCGCGAGAGCTATCGGGCGCAAGGCATCGGCCCGAATATGCGCGTGCTCGACGCGGGTTGCGGCACGGGCGACGACGTTCGTGCTATCGCGGCACTCGTGGGCCCCGGCGGGAGTGTGGCCGGAATCGACCCCAGTAAAGCGATGATCGAGGAGGCACGCCGCCGCGGAGGGCCGCCCAACGTGCGTTTCGAGCAAGGTGCGGTAGCGAGTCTCGCCTTCGAAGACGGCTCGTTCGACGCGTGCCGCGCGGAACGCGTCTTTCAACATCTACACGATCCGGCTGCGGCCGCCTGTGAGTTATACCGCGTGAGTAAAGCGGGAGGCTCGGTGCTGCTGATCGACCAGGATTGGGAGACCCTCACCGTAGCCGGAGGACGACCCGAAATCACGCGCCGTATCGCTCATGCCTATGCGGAGCGCCTGGCTAGCGGCAGCGCAGGGAGCGAGCATCGCCGATGGCTGCGCAGGGCCGGATTCACGCAAATTTCGACCCATGCGCTGGCCGCGATGCCGAACCTCACGACGGCCTTCTCGCAGTTCCTCAACGCCGGCATCGATTACGCGCTGGAAGCCGCGGCGGTTGAGGTGGACGACGCGCATGAGTGGTTACTCTCCCTGCTGCAAGCCGAAGCGGCGGGCGAATTCACGTGCGCGGTGACGGCCTTCTTTACCATGGCGCGCCGATGATGCTATGCGCTCTCGCGCGAACGATTGCGCAGGGCCTCGATCGCACCGATCAAACGCTCGTTAATTTCGTCGCCCTCCGCGCTGCCGAAGCTCGCGGCTAAGGCCGCCGCCGACTGCGCGCTCTCCTCGCGGTGATGTTGCACGACGTTGACGTAACCCGCGAGGCGCGCGAACAATTCGCGCTCGCCCGGCGTGCCGGTCCCGGCTAGGCGCGCGATGCTCGCGGTTGGGAACGCCGTTAGGCCAAGGACGATCGTCTCGATGTCGCTCGCAGCTCCCGGTGCTGCGAGATATGCGGCCGAGCCTTGAAGCGACTCCGTGGAAAACGCGTCGTCTGCGTCTTCGGGCGGTAAGCATACGAATCGTCCCACGACGCCCGCGCGGACCAATCGTTCGCAGATCGCGGCGATGCGCGCGAGATTGGCAACATTGGCCAAGAGCGACCCGACGATGAGATCGAGGCCGTCAACCGACCACCGGAAGCGGCGCCGGCCGATCAGATGCACGATCGAGAGGCGCGCGACGTTCGTACTCGGGACCGGCATCCACGAAAACTCCCAAGCCGCCTCGGCGACGCGTGAGATCGCACCGAACTCCCGCAGTGCTGCAAGCACCTGCGGTTGTGAAGCGCCTGGGGCGACCTCTAGAACGACGCTGCCGTCCATCGCGCCCCTCGTTCGCGGAGCAGGCCCGAAACTCTTGGGGGCGCTGGGGGCCCGGCGCGATGTCGGGCGAATCTTAACGAAACGATGAAAGACGATAGCGAAGCCCGCACGCGCCGCAATGCCCAAGCCGCCTACGCATTTCACATCGTTGCGATCGTGCTGCTCGCGGTATTCGCACTCGTGCAGATTCTGGAATTTCTGGGGCGGGTCCGAACGGTCACGACGATCGTGCTCGCTGCGGTCTTCTTCTGCTACCTCATTTATCCGGCCGTACGAAGCCTGCGGCGGAGGCTCCCGATGTGGGCCTCGTTGCTCGCGGTCTATTTCGCATTCGGCTGCGTCCTGTTCGGCATTATCGCCGTCGTCGTCCCGCTTGCCACGCAGAACGTTCAGCAACTCACGCACGATGCGCCGCGGCTGATAGAGAACGCGCGCATGACGCTCGCCGACCCGAATAATCCGATCGTCGCACGCCTTCCACCACAGGCCACCGCCTATTTGGCGAATCTGCCGAGCGAAATGACGCTGCTGATCGAGCGCTACGGCGGTGCGACCACCACGCACGTTTTCGCCTTCGTCCTCTCCGCCGCATCGATCGTCGTGCTGTTCGTGATCGTGCCGATTTTTGCGGCCTATCTGCTGCTGGACGCGGAGCGCGTTCACGCATCGATTCTAGCAATGGTGCCGCGCGCGCGCCGCCCGCTGGTGGCTAAAATCGTCAAGGATTTCGATACGGTCCTAGGCGGCTTCGTACGCGGGCAACTGATCGTCGCGGCCATCGTAGGCGTTCTCGTGACGATTCTGCTCTTAATTCTGCACGTGCAATACGCCGTGCTGATCGGATTGATGGCGGGCCTGTTCGAGATCATGCCGTATGTCGGGGCGATTGCGGGAGCGATTCCCGCGGTAGCGATTGCGCTGTTCAGCAACGGGTGGCAGAACGCGCTGTTCGTCGTCATCGGTTTTGTCGCCATCAATCAAATCGAAGGGCATCTAATCTCGCCGTTCATCGTCAGCGAGAGCGTCGGGCTAAGCCCGCTCTTCGTGTTGCTCGCGTTGCTCGCGGGCGGCGAACTGATGGGGATCCCGGGTCTGCTCCTGGCCGTTCCGGTGGCCGGGCTCATCCGGGTGCTCATCGTGAATCTGATCCCCACGCAACAGTAAAGAGCATGTAAACGGATTCTGCCTCTTGGTAGCCAAGCAAGCATTTATTGCACGTTCTCTAGGAGGGTAAACATCGTGGCTGTGACTTCCACAAATGCATCCGTTGCTGACCCTGCACCGCTAGGGCTGGCAGCTTTCGCACTCACCACCTTCGTGCTCTCGGCGGCCAACGCCGGGCT comes from the Candidatus Dormiibacterota bacterium genome and includes:
- a CDS encoding AI-2E family transporter, whose amino-acid sequence is MKDDSEARTRRNAQAAYAFHIVAIVLLAVFALVQILEFLGRVRTVTTIVLAAVFFCYLIYPAVRSLRRRLPMWASLLAVYFAFGCVLFGIIAVVVPLATQNVQQLTHDAPRLIENARMTLADPNNPIVARLPPQATAYLANLPSEMTLLIERYGGATTTHVFAFVLSAASIVVLFVIVPIFAAYLLLDAERVHASILAMVPRARRPLVAKIVKDFDTVLGGFVRGQLIVAAIVGVLVTILLLILHVQYAVLIGLMAGLFEIMPYVGAIAGAIPAVAIALFSNGWQNALFVVIGFVAINQIEGHLISPFIVSESVGLSPLFVLLALLAGGELMGIPGLLLAVPVAGLIRVLIVNLIPTQQ
- a CDS encoding methyltransferase domain-containing protein: MDRPLVRGGEFSDVDAHDTRALIAYLDLATDLASQDKRESYRAQGIGPNMRVLDAGCGTGDDVRAIAALVGPGGSVAGIDPSKAMIEEARRRGGPPNVRFEQGAVASLAFEDGSFDACRAERVFQHLHDPAAAACELYRVSKAGGSVLLIDQDWETLTVAGGRPEITRRIAHAYAERLASGSAGSEHRRWLRRAGFTQISTHALAAMPNLTTAFSQFLNAGIDYALEAAAVEVDDAHEWLLSLLQAEAAGEFTCAVTAFFTMARR